One genomic segment of Hordeum vulgare subsp. vulgare chromosome 2H, MorexV3_pseudomolecules_assembly, whole genome shotgun sequence includes these proteins:
- the LOC123429284 gene encoding proline-rich protein 4-like — MAAPRALVLAVLLAVVFADAEAASVVVGLAKCADCTRKNIKAEEAFKGLQVAVKCKNVHGDYESKAVGALDSTGAFSVPLAADLHGADCVAQLHSAASNARCPGQKPSKIVPVSEGTTFGIVAGDNVVMPSAASPECASMTLCGPIKKHIMEHFHHKKPVPPKPEPKPEPHPDNGPVPKPEPKPQPHPDYHPVPPTPTYGGGGGGGYHGHH; from the exons ATGGCAGCTCCGAGAGCACTTGTCCTCGCCGTCCTCCTGGCGGTCGTCTTCGCCGACGCCGAGGCGGCATCCGTCGTCGTCGGCCTGGCCAAGTGCGCAGACTGCACCAGGAAGAACATCAAGGCCGAGGAAGCCTTCAAAG GTCTCCAGGTGGCAGTCAAGTGCAAGAACGTCCACGGCGACTACGAGAGCAAGGCAGTGGGCGCCCTTGACAGCACCGGCGCCTTCAGCGTACCCCTCGCCGCTGACCTTCATGGCGCCGACTGCGTCGCTCAGCTCCACAGCGCCGCCTCCAACGCGCGGTGCCCCGGCCAGAAGCCATCTAAGATCGTCCCGGTGTCCGAGGGCACCACCTTCGGCATCGTCGCCGGCGACAACGTTGTCATGCCGTCTGCAGCGTCGCCGGAGTGCGCGTCCATGACCCTGTGCGGGCCCATCAAGAAACACATCATGGAGCACTTCCACCACAAGAAGCCAGTGCCGCCGAAGCCGGAGCCCAAGCCCGAGCCACACCCGGACAACGGCCCCGTGCCCAAGCCCGAGCCCAAGCCGCAACCCCACCCGGACTACCACCCCGTCCCTCCCACGCCCACctacggcggtggcggtggcggcggatACCACGGACACCACTGA